A part of Arachis hypogaea cultivar Tifrunner chromosome 12, arahy.Tifrunner.gnm2.J5K5, whole genome shotgun sequence genomic DNA contains:
- the LOC112726923 gene encoding uncharacterized protein isoform X1, producing MRQQANETGETTTPIIVRSHVATEEHVKEAIRLFTVSIMDAARSGIHQQISLTPEMENEIKQAETQIKRRIGIGNHISERRLINDLSRMGMNKSIALISSNFGLNLLVEMILDVMNLKKCLTNVFLLTLAMLTTTSGGFVGVNIGTDVSDLLAASNVVAILKAHQITHMFYQTRNHLLLPHQVSNKSTGNHFLQKIMLEYPRHQKQERMSL from the exons ATGAGACAGCAAGCCAATGAAACTGGAGAAACTACTACACCAATTATAGTAAG ATCTCATGTTGCTACTGAGGAGCATGTGAAAGAAGCAATAAGGCTTTTCACTGTGTCTATAATGGATGCTGCTCGGTCTGGAATACACCAACAAATCAGTCTCACACCAGAAATGGAAAATGAAATAAAG CAAGCAGAAACTCAGATAAAGAGAAGAATTGGGATTGGAAACCACATATCAGAAAGAAGGCTTATTAATGACCTCAGCAGAATGGGAATGAACAAATCCATT GCTTTGATTAGCAGTAATTTTGGGTTGAACTTGCTGGTTGAGATGATATTGGATGTGATGAATCTTAAAAAATGCCTGACAAATGTCTTTCTGCTTACACTAGCTATGCTAACCACTACATCAG GTGGATTTGTTGGCGTAAACATTGGAACTGATGTTTCTGACCTGCTGGCTGCTTCAAATGTTGTTGCTATACTAAAGGCCCATCAAATTACTCAT ATGTTTTATCAAACCAGAAATCACTTGCTATTGCCTCACCAAGTGAGCAATAAAAGTACAGGAAACCATTTTCTACAGAAGATTATGCTAGAGTATCCACGTCACCAGAAGCAGGAGCGAATGAGTCTTTAG
- the LOC112726923 gene encoding uncharacterized protein isoform X3: MDAARSGIHQQISLTPEMENEIKQAETQIKRRIGIGNHISERRLINDLSRMGMNKSIALISSNFGLNLLVEMILDVMNLKKCLTNVFLLTLAMLTTTSGGFVGVNIGTDVSDLLAASNVVAILKAHQITHMFYQTRNHLLLPHQVSNKSTGNHFLQKIMLEYPRHQKQERMSL; this comes from the exons ATGGATGCTGCTCGGTCTGGAATACACCAACAAATCAGTCTCACACCAGAAATGGAAAATGAAATAAAG CAAGCAGAAACTCAGATAAAGAGAAGAATTGGGATTGGAAACCACATATCAGAAAGAAGGCTTATTAATGACCTCAGCAGAATGGGAATGAACAAATCCATT GCTTTGATTAGCAGTAATTTTGGGTTGAACTTGCTGGTTGAGATGATATTGGATGTGATGAATCTTAAAAAATGCCTGACAAATGTCTTTCTGCTTACACTAGCTATGCTAACCACTACATCAG GTGGATTTGTTGGCGTAAACATTGGAACTGATGTTTCTGACCTGCTGGCTGCTTCAAATGTTGTTGCTATACTAAAGGCCCATCAAATTACTCAT ATGTTTTATCAAACCAGAAATCACTTGCTATTGCCTCACCAAGTGAGCAATAAAAGTACAGGAAACCATTTTCTACAGAAGATTATGCTAGAGTATCCACGTCACCAGAAGCAGGAGCGAATGAGTCTTTAG
- the LOC112726923 gene encoding DNA replication licensing factor MCM5 isoform X2 produces the protein MRQQANETGETTTPIIVRSHVATEEHVKEAIRLFTVSIMDAARSGIHQQISLTPEMENEIKQAETQIKRRIGIGNHISERRLINDLSRMGMNKSIALISSNFGLNLLVEMILDVMNLKKCLTNVFLLTLAMLTTTSGGFVGVNIGTDVSDLLAASNVVAILKAHQITHKSLAIASPSEQ, from the exons ATGAGACAGCAAGCCAATGAAACTGGAGAAACTACTACACCAATTATAGTAAG ATCTCATGTTGCTACTGAGGAGCATGTGAAAGAAGCAATAAGGCTTTTCACTGTGTCTATAATGGATGCTGCTCGGTCTGGAATACACCAACAAATCAGTCTCACACCAGAAATGGAAAATGAAATAAAG CAAGCAGAAACTCAGATAAAGAGAAGAATTGGGATTGGAAACCACATATCAGAAAGAAGGCTTATTAATGACCTCAGCAGAATGGGAATGAACAAATCCATT GCTTTGATTAGCAGTAATTTTGGGTTGAACTTGCTGGTTGAGATGATATTGGATGTGATGAATCTTAAAAAATGCCTGACAAATGTCTTTCTGCTTACACTAGCTATGCTAACCACTACATCAG GTGGATTTGTTGGCGTAAACATTGGAACTGATGTTTCTGACCTGCTGGCTGCTTCAAATGTTGTTGCTATACTAAAGGCCCATCAAATTACTCAT AAATCACTTGCTATTGCCTCACCAAGTGAGCAATAA